One genomic window of Luteitalea pratensis includes the following:
- a CDS encoding NAD-dependent epimerase/dehydratase family protein — protein MTSLRTVEVVSVQQGLAEGGAPLSGRRVLVTGATGALGPEVVAALVAAGAILRTLQRTPTSAHGIEPRVGDLTMLDTLHPALDGIDIVIHLAGLLHIANPPPSLADAYRRVNDEGTANLVRACEAAGVRRLVYTSTIAVYGRTEPGTPARTETSPCAPDTPYAVTKLAGERHALGATVSGGSSGVVLRLAAVYGAHVKGNYRRLVQSIASGWYVPVGAGRNRRTLVHESDVARALVLAATHPAAPGNVFNVTDGQVHQVRDIVVAIARAVDRRPPRLRVPVAIATVGATAIEALAGVARRTPPVTRAMLDKLLEDIAVDGRHLCGALGFAPQYGLTQGWQQVVARMRQDGTLGRRSDAG, from the coding sequence GTGACGTCGCTTCGGACCGTGGAGGTCGTGAGCGTGCAGCAAGGACTCGCTGAAGGGGGCGCGCCGCTGTCTGGCCGCCGGGTACTCGTGACGGGAGCGACCGGCGCTCTCGGCCCCGAAGTGGTCGCGGCGCTGGTCGCCGCCGGCGCGATACTTCGCACCCTTCAACGCACTCCGACATCCGCGCACGGCATCGAACCGCGGGTCGGTGACCTCACCATGTTGGACACGCTTCATCCCGCGCTGGACGGGATCGACATCGTGATCCACCTGGCGGGCCTGCTTCACATCGCCAATCCGCCTCCCTCCCTGGCCGACGCATACCGACGCGTCAACGACGAAGGCACCGCGAACCTCGTGCGCGCCTGCGAAGCCGCGGGTGTTCGCCGCCTCGTGTACACGAGCACGATTGCCGTGTACGGGCGCACCGAACCGGGCACACCGGCGCGGACCGAAACGTCACCTTGTGCTCCAGACACCCCGTATGCCGTCACGAAGCTCGCGGGAGAACGCCATGCGCTCGGCGCGACCGTGTCTGGCGGCAGCTCGGGGGTGGTCCTCCGGCTCGCGGCCGTCTACGGCGCACATGTCAAGGGCAACTACCGACGGCTCGTGCAGTCCATCGCGAGCGGCTGGTACGTCCCCGTCGGCGCAGGGCGGAATCGGCGGACGCTCGTGCATGAATCCGACGTCGCGCGCGCGCTGGTCCTGGCCGCCACCCATCCAGCAGCTCCCGGCAACGTCTTCAACGTGACCGACGGGCAGGTACACCAGGTCCGCGACATCGTGGTCGCGATTGCCCGCGCCGTGGACCGACGCCCGCCGCGCCTCCGCGTTCCCGTTGCCATCGCGACGGTTGGCGCGACCGCGATCGAAGCGCTCGCCGGAGTCGCTCGGCGCACGCCGCCCGTCACGCGGGCGATGCTCGACAAGCTGCTCGAGGACATCGCCGTGGATGGCAGGCACCTGTGCGGCGCCCTTGGATTCGCGCCGCAGTACGGCCTGACGCAGGGCTGGCAGCAGGTCGTCGCACGCATGCGGCAAGACGGCACACTCGGACGGCGGAGCGACGCAGGATGA
- a CDS encoding transaldolase → MGVGPLSRGRRAVFFDRDGVLNRAVVRDGRPYPPSSVDELEIEATAARGVDRVRALGCLAIAVTNQPDVARGTQTRAEADALNRQVAAAVGLDALAACYHDNADDCACRKPRPGLLVDAAARWHIDLGRSFIVGDRWRDVDAGRRAGCRTVFIDYSYREARPDPPADLTVHSLEEAVTWIVDQISRDTRAEATPSADALRIKLFADGADRAGMLEMYGNPRIKGFTTNPTLMRKAGIADYEAFSRDIVLAIPDRPLSLEVFSDEFDEMERQAASIASWGEHVYVKIPITNTRAESSLPLIERLSKSGVKLNVTALMTLAQVRDVCLAVKGGAATVVSVFAGRVADTGRDPVPMMAAARELTGLAPNTELLWASPRELLNIFQADAVGCDIITATNDILKKLELVGKDLDQFSLETVQMFRDDAVRAGFSL, encoded by the coding sequence GTGGGAGTCGGTCCGCTGAGCCGCGGCCGTCGCGCCGTCTTCTTCGATCGGGACGGTGTGCTGAACCGGGCAGTCGTGCGAGATGGCCGGCCGTATCCGCCCTCGTCGGTCGACGAACTCGAGATCGAGGCGACGGCCGCTCGTGGCGTGGACCGGGTTCGGGCGCTGGGGTGCCTGGCGATTGCCGTCACGAACCAGCCCGACGTCGCGCGTGGGACGCAGACCAGGGCCGAGGCCGATGCCCTCAACAGGCAGGTGGCCGCGGCCGTTGGGCTCGACGCGTTGGCCGCCTGCTATCACGACAATGCCGACGACTGCGCGTGCCGCAAGCCGCGCCCCGGCCTGCTGGTCGATGCGGCGGCGCGCTGGCACATCGACCTCGGGCGGTCCTTCATCGTGGGAGACCGCTGGCGGGACGTGGACGCCGGGCGGCGCGCCGGGTGCCGGACCGTCTTCATCGACTACTCTTATCGCGAGGCCCGGCCTGACCCACCGGCCGACCTGACCGTACATTCCCTGGAGGAAGCCGTGACCTGGATCGTCGATCAGATCAGCCGCGACACGCGTGCCGAAGCGACGCCTTCTGCCGATGCGCTTCGCATCAAGCTCTTCGCAGACGGCGCAGACCGTGCCGGCATGCTCGAGATGTACGGCAATCCGCGCATCAAGGGCTTCACCACCAACCCGACGCTGATGCGCAAGGCTGGCATCGCGGACTACGAAGCGTTCTCCCGCGACATCGTCCTGGCCATCCCCGATCGGCCTCTCTCGCTGGAGGTGTTCTCCGACGAGTTCGACGAGATGGAGCGCCAGGCCGCGTCCATAGCCTCGTGGGGCGAGCACGTGTACGTGAAGATCCCGATCACCAACACGCGCGCCGAGTCTTCTCTGCCGCTCATCGAGCGCTTGTCGAAGTCCGGGGTGAAGCTCAACGTGACGGCCCTGATGACATTGGCCCAGGTGCGGGACGTCTGCCTGGCCGTCAAGGGCGGCGCCGCGACGGTCGTGTCGGTGTTTGCCGGCCGTGTTGCCGATACCGGCCGCGATCCGGTGCCAATGATGGCGGCCGCCCGCGAGTTGACGGGCCTGGCCCCGAACACCGAGCTGCTCTGGGCGAGTCCGCGAGAACTCCTGAACATCTTCCAGGCCGACGCCGTGGGTTGCGACATCATCACCGCCACCAACGACATCCTCAAGAAGCTCGAACTCGTCGGCAAGGACCTCGACCAGTTCTCTCTGGAGACGGTCCAGATGTTTCGCGACGATGCAGTAAGGGCCGGGTTCTCGCTGTAA
- a CDS encoding MraY family glycosyltransferase: protein MIAAVLLGAGVIAALLTATLVEVVRRMSLALALLDHPNHRSSHATPTPRLGGVGLAVVLLAGLSIVAASPVATSSEARGLWAIVAIGAAIALVSFVDDVRSVGASVRLGVHLLTAVVLVGLIGGVRVVDLGPLGSMSLPVAAGATVMVLWVAWFINAFNFMDGSDGIAGVQAAVAGVSWVMFGLQQGSVALQACGVVLLGAVAGFLFHNWSPARIFMGDAGSALLGFLLATVPWVLGGDRLWLPTVLVLWPFLFDTLTTLAWRSSKGERIWEAHRSHLYQRLIVGGWTHRAVAMLYGALAGVGLAAALSLTVAGRTGVLMTASCLVVAAVTLWILATRAVSPPAAG from the coding sequence ATGATCGCAGCCGTCCTGCTTGGCGCGGGCGTCATCGCGGCGCTCCTGACCGCGACGCTCGTCGAAGTCGTACGCCGGATGTCGCTCGCGCTGGCGCTCCTCGATCATCCGAACCACCGGAGCTCTCACGCGACACCGACGCCGCGACTCGGCGGCGTCGGCCTGGCGGTCGTGCTGCTTGCCGGCCTGTCGATCGTCGCTGCCTCGCCCGTCGCCACGTCGAGCGAGGCTCGCGGGCTGTGGGCGATCGTCGCCATCGGTGCGGCGATTGCCCTCGTGTCGTTCGTCGACGACGTGCGATCGGTTGGTGCGTCGGTGCGTCTCGGCGTCCACCTCCTGACGGCGGTCGTCCTGGTAGGGCTGATAGGTGGCGTTCGTGTGGTCGATCTGGGCCCGCTCGGGTCGATGTCCCTGCCCGTTGCCGCGGGTGCTACGGTGATGGTGCTGTGGGTTGCCTGGTTCATCAACGCGTTCAATTTCATGGATGGCAGTGACGGGATCGCCGGTGTCCAGGCCGCCGTGGCCGGCGTGAGCTGGGTGATGTTCGGGCTCCAGCAGGGCAGTGTCGCGCTACAGGCGTGTGGCGTGGTCCTGCTGGGCGCCGTGGCCGGGTTCCTCTTCCACAACTGGAGCCCCGCGCGGATTTTCATGGGTGACGCGGGGAGTGCCCTGCTCGGCTTCCTGCTCGCGACGGTACCGTGGGTGCTGGGTGGGGATCGCTTGTGGTTGCCCACCGTGTTGGTCTTGTGGCCCTTCCTGTTCGATACCCTCACCACGCTTGCATGGCGTTCGTCCAAGGGCGAGCGCATCTGGGAGGCGCACCGGTCGCATCTGTATCAGCGGCTCATTGTGGGAGGATGGACCCACCGTGCGGTCGCCATGCTCTATGGCGCATTGGCGGGAGTGGGCCTGGCCGCGGCGTTGTCGCTGACGGTCGCAGGCCGCACGGGCGTACTGATGACGGCGTCGTGCCTGGTCGTGGCCGCCGTGACACTCTGGATCCTGGCGACGCGGGCGGTATCGCCGCCCGCAGCCGGTTGA
- a CDS encoding polysaccharide biosynthesis protein, protein MRNRYILIVDAVAVLLCVAVAFVLRLDWQAPLAADHPFAEAVRFSLLAAPLLKLPVFYAFGLYARYWRFVGLGDLLTIVTAVSSATVLFGAATLAAVSTGWVSAYPRSVPAIDWLLTLLAVSGVRVAVRVLAEARAASRDHGRRPSQGKCVLVVGAGQAGTMVVREMQRNPQLGLEPVGFLDDDRGKLGKSIQGIRVLARLDQLGEVVLARHVDEVVIAMPKAPGPVLRNLVQAARQAGVPAKVVPGVFELLEGGVSVSRLREVDITDLLRRRPIVAAPDTASYLRDQHVLITGAGGSIGSELCRQIAKAGARTLVLVGHGENSIFDCAEHIRHTFPAIDVSAVIADIRHRSSLDRVFATHRPSVVFHAAAHKHVPLMEAHPAEAVANNVVGTATLVECALAHGVERFVLISTDKAVQPSSVMGATKRIAEMIVRDAAARSGRRFLAVRFGNVLGSRGSVVPFFRRQIARGGPVTVTDPDMTRYFMTIPEAVYLVLKAGGFAHGGELFVLNMGQPVRIVDLATDLIRLSGFEPDEIEIVFTGLRPGEKLAEHLWEDNSLIEPVAEGDVFRVQEPEPPLHGEALNACIRSLERASIVDDPLTLQRLLAEAVPTFVPSLRVEAALRPASPQGVSSRSGPPAAGLTAGQGRLKD, encoded by the coding sequence ATGCGAAACCGTTACATTCTCATCGTCGACGCCGTGGCCGTGCTGCTGTGCGTCGCCGTCGCCTTCGTGCTTCGGCTCGACTGGCAGGCGCCGCTCGCGGCCGACCACCCGTTTGCCGAAGCCGTGCGCTTCTCGCTGCTGGCGGCGCCGCTCCTCAAGCTGCCGGTCTTCTACGCGTTCGGGTTGTACGCGCGGTACTGGCGGTTCGTGGGACTCGGTGACCTGCTCACCATCGTCACCGCGGTGTCGTCAGCAACCGTGCTGTTCGGTGCCGCGACCCTCGCTGCCGTCTCCACGGGGTGGGTGTCGGCATATCCCCGTTCAGTACCCGCAATCGACTGGCTCCTGACGCTGCTCGCCGTTTCTGGCGTTCGCGTGGCGGTGCGTGTGCTGGCCGAGGCGCGGGCGGCGTCAAGGGACCACGGCCGTCGGCCGTCGCAGGGCAAGTGCGTGCTCGTCGTCGGCGCGGGGCAGGCCGGGACCATGGTCGTACGCGAGATGCAGCGCAACCCGCAGCTCGGCCTGGAGCCCGTCGGGTTCCTCGACGATGATCGCGGCAAGCTCGGCAAGTCCATTCAAGGGATCCGCGTGCTGGCGCGCCTTGACCAACTGGGCGAGGTCGTGCTCGCGCGCCACGTCGACGAGGTGGTCATTGCCATGCCCAAGGCCCCCGGTCCGGTGCTGCGCAACCTCGTGCAGGCGGCGCGGCAGGCCGGCGTCCCCGCCAAGGTGGTGCCTGGTGTGTTCGAACTGCTCGAGGGCGGCGTCAGTGTGTCGCGCCTGCGCGAGGTCGACATCACCGATCTGCTGCGGCGTCGGCCGATCGTCGCGGCTCCGGACACGGCCAGCTACCTGCGTGACCAGCACGTCCTGATCACCGGCGCGGGCGGCTCGATTGGCAGCGAGCTCTGTCGGCAGATTGCCAAGGCCGGCGCCAGGACGCTCGTCCTGGTCGGCCATGGCGAGAACAGCATCTTCGACTGCGCTGAGCACATCCGCCATACCTTCCCGGCCATCGACGTGTCCGCGGTGATCGCCGACATCCGGCACCGCAGCAGCCTCGATCGGGTCTTCGCGACGCATCGCCCGTCGGTGGTGTTCCACGCGGCTGCGCACAAGCATGTGCCGCTGATGGAGGCGCATCCGGCCGAGGCGGTCGCCAACAACGTCGTCGGCACCGCGACGCTCGTCGAATGCGCGCTGGCGCATGGCGTCGAGCGCTTCGTGTTGATCTCGACCGACAAGGCCGTGCAGCCGTCGAGCGTCATGGGGGCCACCAAGCGGATTGCGGAGATGATCGTGCGCGATGCCGCCGCCCGAAGCGGCCGGCGCTTCCTCGCGGTGCGCTTCGGCAACGTGCTCGGGAGCCGAGGCAGCGTCGTGCCGTTCTTCCGGCGACAGATCGCGCGCGGCGGCCCGGTGACGGTGACCGATCCGGACATGACCCGGTACTTCATGACCATCCCGGAGGCCGTGTACCTGGTGCTCAAGGCCGGCGGTTTCGCGCACGGTGGTGAGCTGTTCGTGTTGAACATGGGGCAGCCGGTGCGCATCGTGGATCTGGCGACGGACCTCATTCGACTGTCCGGGTTCGAGCCGGACGAGATCGAAATCGTCTTCACGGGATTGCGGCCCGGGGAAAAGCTTGCCGAGCACCTGTGGGAGGACAACAGTCTGATCGAGCCGGTGGCGGAAGGCGACGTCTTCCGGGTCCAGGAACCGGAACCGCCGCTGCATGGCGAGGCATTGAACGCCTGCATCCGCAGCCTGGAGCGGGCCTCCATCGTCGACGATCCGCTGACGCTGCAGCGGCTTCTGGCCGAAGCCGTGCCGACGTTCGTGCCATCGCTGCGTGTCGAGGCCGCATTGCGACCCGCCAGCCCGCAGGGCGTGTCGAGCCGCAGCGGCCCGCCGGCGGCCGGGCTGACCGCAGGGCAGGGTCGCCTGAAGGACTGA
- a CDS encoding SIS domain-containing protein produces MSFAAQYLEEVVEITRALDRDAIEAVVAVLAAARAAGGRLFILGVGGSAANASHAVNDFRKIVGIETYAPTDNVSELTARTNDEGWATVFASWLTTSRISAADVVLIFSVGGGDAERNVSPNLVAAIDTAKAAGARVVGIVGRDGGYTAKSADACVIVPTVNVTHTTPHAEAFQAVVWHLFVSHPALKAHETKWESVR; encoded by the coding sequence GTGAGCTTTGCAGCGCAGTATCTGGAAGAAGTCGTCGAGATCACCCGGGCCCTGGACCGCGACGCCATCGAGGCCGTGGTGGCCGTGCTCGCGGCGGCGCGCGCCGCAGGTGGACGCCTCTTCATCCTCGGCGTCGGCGGTAGCGCCGCCAATGCCTCGCATGCCGTGAACGACTTCCGCAAGATCGTCGGCATCGAAACGTATGCGCCGACCGACAACGTGTCGGAGTTGACGGCGCGCACCAACGACGAAGGCTGGGCGACCGTCTTCGCGTCGTGGCTCACGACGAGCCGGATCTCGGCCGCTGACGTCGTCCTGATTTTCTCGGTCGGCGGCGGTGATGCCGAGCGGAACGTGAGCCCGAATCTGGTGGCCGCGATCGACACGGCGAAAGCTGCCGGCGCGCGCGTCGTCGGGATCGTCGGGCGCGATGGCGGCTACACTGCGAAGTCGGCCGATGCCTGCGTGATCGTGCCCACCGTCAACGTGACGCACACCACGCCGCATGCCGAGGCGTTCCAGGCGGTGGTCTGGCACCTCTTCGTCTCGCACCCGGCCCTCAAGGCGCACGAGACCAAGTGGGAGTCGGTCCGCTGA